The following proteins are encoded in a genomic region of Iodidimonas sp. SYSU 1G8:
- a CDS encoding XrtA system polysaccharide chain length determinant, producing MNDNYVQLLLLLRSLWLRRWYALGVAWLVTLGGWMYVTSIPDKYESSAQIYIDTDTMLKDLLEGVTVAVDVNRQVQVMQQTLLSRPNMERVLRMSDLDLGATSDAQVAAMANQIRSKVQLTPVAPNLFRLSYEDHDRQKAQRVVQSLLTIFVESNLGLSRQDISQARRFLDEQIRDYEQQLSEAEQRRATFRRDNIGMLPGDDNYYARMQREKSELVDRRRQYNDAVLTRTELGKQAVNVPKFIAIRTAGGTNKDSFTSGDQVAEMRRKLAELDAMGYTPVHPDVIAAQESLDKAIETFNQEKATAAASNDGGEESPLNPNATMVNPVWEQIQVKLVETDTAIASLRARMAEQEQMIAQLDELAKTVPNVEAELLRLDRDYDIVKKKYEDLLQRRESARITQDLEGKTDKVQFRVIEPPDLPRGPSSPNRAALLSASLLVGLGAGLGVAFLLSQVHHTFSTANRLRASFDLPVLGTISAVSFDSYSRRKRVEIASFSVVLVGLIVAYVFVMTYRIGPVALWGTG from the coding sequence ATGAACGATAACTATGTACAACTGCTTCTCCTGCTCAGGTCGCTCTGGCTTAGGCGCTGGTATGCGTTAGGCGTCGCCTGGCTGGTGACGCTGGGCGGATGGATGTACGTCACCTCCATTCCCGACAAATATGAATCCTCGGCCCAGATCTACATCGACACCGACACCATGCTGAAGGACCTGCTCGAGGGCGTGACCGTCGCCGTCGATGTCAACCGGCAGGTTCAGGTGATGCAGCAGACGCTGCTCAGCCGTCCCAACATGGAACGCGTGCTGCGCATGTCCGATCTGGATCTCGGCGCCACCAGCGACGCTCAGGTCGCCGCCATGGCCAACCAGATCCGCAGCAAGGTGCAGCTGACGCCCGTGGCCCCCAACCTGTTCCGCCTGTCCTATGAGGATCACGATCGTCAGAAGGCCCAGCGTGTGGTCCAGTCGCTGTTGACCATCTTCGTCGAGAGCAATCTCGGTCTGAGCCGCCAGGACATTTCCCAGGCGCGTCGCTTCCTGGACGAACAGATCCGGGATTACGAGCAGCAGCTGTCCGAGGCCGAACAGCGCCGCGCCACGTTCCGCCGCGATAACATCGGCATGCTTCCCGGTGACGACAACTACTATGCGCGCATGCAGCGCGAGAAGAGCGAACTGGTCGATCGCCGGCGTCAGTACAACGACGCGGTGCTGACCCGCACCGAATTGGGCAAGCAGGCGGTGAACGTGCCAAAGTTCATCGCCATCCGAACCGCGGGCGGGACCAACAAGGATTCCTTCACGTCAGGAGACCAGGTCGCCGAGATGCGTCGGAAGCTGGCCGAACTGGACGCGATGGGATACACGCCTGTTCATCCCGACGTGATCGCCGCGCAGGAGTCACTGGACAAGGCCATCGAGACGTTCAATCAGGAGAAGGCGACGGCGGCGGCCTCCAATGATGGCGGCGAGGAAAGCCCGCTCAATCCGAACGCGACCATGGTCAATCCCGTATGGGAGCAGATTCAGGTCAAGCTGGTGGAAACCGACACGGCGATCGCCAGCTTGCGTGCGCGCATGGCCGAGCAGGAGCAGATGATCGCCCAATTGGACGAGCTCGCCAAGACGGTCCCGAATGTCGAGGCCGAGTTGCTTCGCTTGGATCGTGACTATGATATCGTGAAGAAGAAGTACGAAGATCTGTTGCAGCGCCGCGAGTCCGCGCGGATCACACAGGATCTGGAAGGCAAGACCGACAAGGTGCAGTTCCGCGTCATCGAGCCGCCGGATCTGCCGCGTGGCCCCAGCAGCCCCAACCGCGCCGCCTTGCTGTCCGCGTCCCTGCTGGTCGGGCTCGGCGCCGGTCTGGGCGTGGCATTCCTGCTCAGCCAGGTCCATCACACCTTCTCCACCGCGAACCGCCTGCGCGCCAGTTTCGATCTTCCGGTGCTCGGCACCATTTCGGCAGTGTCGTTCGATAGTTACAGTCGGCGGAAAAGGGTCGAGATCGCGTCTTTCTCTGTCGTCCTGGTCGGTCTTATTGTGGCATATGTATTCGTCATGACCTACCGGATCGGACCAGTGGCGCTGTGGGGAACGGGTTGA
- a CDS encoding XrtA-associated tyrosine autokinase, translated as MTIPSAPETEAVRPPFRPEIIASVPRGAPSTDQAAPPVVEQPAPQAVPFRQLQPHAQPTATEGRTPRERRRSQSAMIDLDRLRQGGFIVPDDAPTRVAEEFRIVKRQLLRKALPSSPDLIPNGNLLMVTSTQPGEGKTFCSINLALSIASERDLTVMLVDADVARPQLLSALDIEADKGLIDVLVDDRLDVADCLLRTNIDNLTVLPAGRPHPGATELLSSDKMAALLQEMARRYHDRIVIFDSSPVLASSAPGVLAARMGQILFVVEADRTRETQVMEALSLISDCRNISMLLNKSRFMGGKVRFGSYYEYYRS; from the coding sequence GTGACGATTCCGTCGGCGCCTGAAACGGAAGCGGTCCGGCCGCCGTTCCGGCCCGAAATCATCGCCTCGGTTCCCCGCGGCGCTCCGTCCACGGATCAGGCGGCTCCCCCTGTCGTCGAGCAGCCTGCGCCGCAGGCGGTGCCGTTCCGCCAGCTCCAGCCCCACGCTCAGCCAACGGCGACCGAAGGCCGGACCCCGCGGGAGCGCCGCCGGTCCCAATCGGCGATGATTGATCTGGACCGGTTGCGCCAGGGTGGTTTCATCGTGCCGGATGATGCGCCGACCCGCGTCGCGGAAGAGTTCCGCATCGTGAAGCGGCAATTGCTGCGCAAGGCGCTGCCAAGCAGCCCGGACCTGATTCCCAACGGCAATCTGCTGATGGTGACCAGTACCCAGCCGGGCGAGGGCAAGACCTTCTGTTCCATCAATCTGGCGCTCAGCATCGCGTCCGAGCGGGATCTGACGGTCATGCTCGTCGATGCCGACGTGGCGCGGCCCCAGTTGCTCAGCGCCCTTGATATCGAGGCGGACAAGGGCCTCATCGACGTGCTGGTCGACGACCGCCTCGATGTGGCGGACTGCCTGTTGCGCACCAATATCGACAATCTGACCGTGCTGCCGGCCGGCCGGCCCCATCCCGGCGCGACCGAGTTGCTGTCCAGCGACAAGATGGCGGCCCTGCTCCAGGAAATGGCGCGGCGCTATCATGACCGTATCGTGATCTTCGACAGCTCGCCCGTGCTCGCCAGCAGCGCGCCCGGCGTGCTCGCGGCCCGCATGGGCCAGATCCTTTTCGTGGTCGAGGCCGACCGGACAAGGGAGACCCAGGTGATGGAAGCGCTGTCGCTGATCAGCGACTGCCGCAACATCAGCATGCTGTTGAATAAGTCCCGCTTCATGGGCGGCAAGGTCAGATTCGGGTCCTATTACGAGTACTATAGGAGCTAG
- a CDS encoding hydrolase 2, exosortase A system-associated — MKAEFIAGPRGELFTLYFPTAPGVTPRGAMVFVPPFAEEMNRARATVTAQARAFASVGVAVLVLDLYGTGDSEGAFADARWETWREDVRVAGQWLRDAGHGQVGLWGLRLGALLAVDTVFDAPDSFDFILLWEPVLSGKAFMDQFLRIGIAEGLEAGGRSITLNELRLKLSRTEPVEVAGYVVSRILTHAIDRSDMILLAEALRVPLTWLDVSPPGPDRRDAIDEIMRVCGAAGVSIDYREVRGQPFWAVQNAAASPSLIETTLSAVADTHGPV; from the coding sequence GTGAAGGCCGAGTTCATTGCCGGTCCAAGGGGCGAACTCTTCACCCTGTACTTTCCGACTGCGCCTGGCGTGACGCCACGCGGCGCCATGGTGTTCGTCCCACCCTTCGCCGAGGAAATGAATCGGGCGCGCGCCACGGTCACCGCGCAGGCGCGGGCCTTCGCGTCGGTCGGCGTCGCCGTTCTCGTGCTGGATCTCTACGGCACGGGTGACAGCGAAGGCGCCTTCGCCGACGCCCGCTGGGAAACCTGGCGCGAGGACGTGCGGGTCGCCGGCCAGTGGCTGCGCGATGCCGGGCATGGCCAGGTCGGTCTCTGGGGTTTGCGATTGGGTGCCCTGCTGGCGGTGGACACGGTTTTCGATGCGCCGGATTCCTTCGACTTCATCCTGCTGTGGGAGCCCGTCCTGTCCGGAAAGGCGTTCATGGACCAGTTCCTGCGGATCGGTATCGCCGAAGGGCTCGAAGCCGGTGGCCGCAGCATCACGCTCAACGAATTACGCTTGAAGCTGAGCCGCACGGAACCCGTGGAAGTCGCCGGCTATGTGGTCTCACGAATTCTGACTCACGCCATCGACAGGTCGGACATGATCCTGCTGGCCGAGGCATTGCGGGTGCCGCTCACCTGGCTCGACGTCTCGCCTCCCGGCCCCGACCGCCGCGATGCCATCGACGAGATCATGCGTGTCTGCGGCGCGGCGGGCGTGAGCATCGATTACCGGGAAGTCCGCGGTCAGCCCTTCTGGGCGGTCCAGAACGCCGCAGCCAGCCCGTCGCTGATCGAGACGACACTCAGCGCGGTCGCGGATACCCATGGCCCAGTCTGA
- a CDS encoding TIGR03016 family PEP-CTERM system-associated outer membrane protein, with the protein MTRRRVRDPKRLIVISVVAGSALAAAHAATAAKWRVTPRMDAQVSYTDNVDLDNPGKESDVVFRVNPGLAVEVDGKRLKFQADYEGSFLQFSRDGRTEWRNHLTSKLRIEPIEDHFYIDATGIIAEPFVDNTQSVTFSSDNYSINRRQTQSYTVEPYFVHRLFDIADMRWMYRLRYVTVSQPKANDPTPRFIDNYLSHTGEVRADSGDRLGRLRWNLLGRYDDRSRGDGRQSREILARAEAEYRFVRWLGLVGSAGWEKIEDPDLSENIDDFVWDAGLRFNPTRNTDVTVRYGKMDGDTSFSAEAMYRRKRFKVGLSYKHEITTTQRRFADINEDGQFNDFDFFVSDFGSILDPDDIVFGVENDTFRSNRLEVNFQYDHRRTTFDTRAYYEERVFDTTGREVHEYDIKSRLSRRLNERLRAVLQLRHRHTDFDLGPSRVDNFYGVRAEIHYDFSKYAQAELAYIFSTLDSNVNVRDQTENVVQLSLRANF; encoded by the coding sequence GTGACTCGCCGCCGGGTCAGAGACCCGAAACGTCTTATTGTAATATCCGTCGTCGCGGGGTCGGCGCTGGCCGCCGCGCATGCCGCCACCGCCGCGAAATGGCGCGTGACGCCGCGCATGGACGCCCAGGTCAGCTATACCGACAATGTGGACCTGGACAATCCGGGCAAGGAATCCGACGTGGTGTTCCGGGTCAATCCCGGGCTTGCCGTCGAGGTCGACGGCAAAAGGCTGAAGTTCCAGGCCGACTACGAGGGCAGCTTCCTCCAGTTCTCGCGCGATGGCCGGACCGAGTGGCGCAATCATCTCACGTCGAAACTGCGCATCGAGCCGATCGAGGATCATTTCTACATCGACGCGACAGGCATCATCGCCGAACCCTTCGTCGACAACACGCAGTCCGTGACCTTCTCGTCCGACAATTATTCCATCAATCGGCGTCAGACGCAGTCCTATACGGTCGAGCCCTATTTCGTGCACCGGCTCTTCGATATCGCCGATATGCGCTGGATGTACCGGCTGCGCTACGTCACCGTGTCGCAGCCCAAGGCGAACGATCCGACGCCGCGCTTCATCGACAATTATCTCAGCCATACGGGCGAAGTCCGCGCGGATAGCGGCGATCGCCTCGGCCGGCTGCGCTGGAACCTGCTTGGACGCTATGACGATCGCAGCCGCGGCGATGGACGGCAGTCCCGGGAAATCCTCGCCCGCGCCGAGGCCGAGTACCGCTTCGTGCGCTGGCTCGGGCTCGTCGGTTCGGCCGGCTGGGAGAAGATCGAGGATCCCGATCTCAGCGAGAACATCGACGATTTTGTCTGGGATGCGGGCCTGCGGTTCAATCCGACCCGTAATACCGACGTCACCGTGCGTTACGGCAAGATGGACGGCGATACCTCCTTCAGTGCCGAGGCGATGTATCGCCGCAAGCGCTTCAAGGTGGGGCTCAGCTACAAGCACGAGATCACCACGACCCAGCGGCGCTTCGCCGATATCAACGAGGACGGGCAGTTCAACGACTTCGATTTCTTCGTCAGCGATTTCGGCAGCATTCTCGATCCCGACGACATCGTGTTCGGCGTCGAGAACGACACGTTCCGCAGCAATCGTCTGGAAGTGAATTTCCAGTACGATCACCGCCGCACGACCTTCGACACGCGAGCCTATTACGAAGAGCGGGTGTTCGACACGACCGGCCGGGAAGTGCATGAATACGACATCAAGAGTCGTCTTTCACGCCGTCTGAACGAACGCCTGCGCGCGGTGCTGCAGTTGCGCCACCGTCATACCGATTTCGATCTGGGCCCAAGCCGGGTCGATAATTTCTACGGTGTACGCGCCGAAATCCATTACGACTTCTCGAAATATGCCCAGGCCGAGTTGGCCTATATCTTTTCGACCCTCGATTCGAACGTCAATGTTCGCGACCAGACGGAAAATGTGGTGCAGCTTTCTCTGCGCGCCAACTTCTGA
- a CDS encoding GNAT family N-acetyltransferase: protein MTVIVEEFRDVARMPARFGPLFARHEARSIFLTRDWFALLPACGFERNSALAFMAASAPSGEPLAVLPLAFSGAGASSLANFYSLRFAPLLNEDASPGLRIEALAAIGADLKRRCTLVHLKPMAGDDPSLPLMNEAFRRAGFLVDSHAGSPMRYRDTAGLSGSDFAAQLGSRLRNSIRRNMKVREPSDGFSLFTAQEDTARGIGLFEAVYARSWKGAEPFPAFMPAFAAMLARRGALRLGVWEIDGRPAAAQLWIVHERQATIYKLAHDPDYDDLSVGSALTLRMFQEVLDRDSPARIDFGLGDEPFKSDWTPCRADGLGWLAFNPSTVTGLLQAARHRAGRLFSLSGGRNGV from the coding sequence ATGACCGTCATAGTGGAAGAGTTTCGCGATGTTGCGCGCATGCCGGCGCGCTTCGGCCCGCTGTTTGCCCGTCACGAAGCGCGCAGCATCTTCCTGACCCGCGACTGGTTCGCCCTGCTTCCGGCCTGCGGATTCGAGAGGAACAGCGCGCTGGCCTTCATGGCGGCCAGCGCGCCGTCGGGCGAACCGCTCGCCGTCCTGCCTCTGGCTTTTTCCGGAGCAGGCGCTTCCTCGCTGGCCAATTTCTATTCCCTTCGCTTCGCGCCGCTGCTGAACGAGGATGCATCACCGGGGCTCAGGATCGAGGCCCTCGCCGCCATCGGCGCCGACCTGAAGCGGCGCTGCACCCTGGTCCACCTGAAACCCATGGCGGGCGACGACCCATCCCTGCCCTTGATGAACGAGGCGTTTCGCCGCGCCGGTTTCCTGGTGGACAGCCACGCCGGATCACCGATGCGCTATCGCGACACGGCCGGGTTGAGCGGGTCGGACTTTGCCGCGCAGCTCGGCTCGCGCCTGCGAAACAGCATCCGGCGCAACATGAAGGTCCGTGAACCGTCCGATGGCTTCTCGCTGTTCACCGCGCAGGAGGACACCGCGCGAGGCATCGGTCTTTTTGAAGCCGTCTACGCCCGAAGCTGGAAGGGCGCCGAGCCGTTTCCCGCCTTCATGCCGGCATTCGCCGCCATGCTGGCCCGCCGCGGCGCGCTCCGGCTGGGCGTGTGGGAGATCGACGGCCGGCCCGCGGCGGCGCAGCTCTGGATCGTTCACGAACGTCAGGCCACCATCTACAAGCTGGCGCATGACCCGGACTATGACGACCTGTCCGTCGGGTCGGCGCTGACCCTGCGCATGTTCCAAGAAGTCCTCGACCGCGACAGCCCCGCGCGGATCGACTTCGGCCTCGGCGACGAGCCGTTCAAGAGCGACTGGACGCCGTGCCGCGCGGACGGGCTCGGCTGGCTCGCCTTCAATCCATCGACCGTCACCGGACTGCTGCAGGCGGCAAGACACCGCGCCGGGCGCCTTTTCAGCTTATCAGGCGGACGGAACGGTGTATAA
- a CDS encoding pyridoxal-dependent decarboxylase, exosortase A system-associated — translation MPPGDFEVRDHALLVAGTRLAEIAAARGTPLFAYDGRLMARRVAALRAVMPDGLHLHYAIKANPMPEVIAHLARLVDGLDVASGGELDRALASQTAPARISFAGPGKTDAELTAAASAGVTVNLESAGEMRRLAAIGAALGRRPRVAVRVNPLFETRQSGMRMGGGAKPFGVDEEQVPALLAELAGLPLDFAGFHIFAGSQVLGGDILIDCLRSTVELALRLAEAAPSPVRYVNLGGGFGIPYFPGETPLDLARVGAALTEMLIPARQALPQAVFAIELGRYLVGEAGVYVSRIVDRKVSRGKTFLVTDGGLHHHLALSGNFGQVIRKNYPVAIDGGIGRAPEETVDVVGCLCTPLDRLGDNVGLPRADVGDLFIVFQSGAYGPSASPGAFLGHAAPVEVFLD, via the coding sequence ATGCCACCCGGCGATTTCGAGGTCCGCGATCACGCGCTGCTGGTGGCCGGCACGCGGCTGGCGGAGATCGCTGCCGCGCGGGGCACGCCGCTGTTCGCCTATGACGGACGCCTGATGGCAAGGCGTGTGGCGGCGCTGCGCGCCGTCATGCCGGACGGCTTGCATCTCCACTATGCGATCAAGGCCAATCCCATGCCGGAAGTGATCGCTCATCTCGCCCGCCTCGTGGATGGCCTGGATGTGGCGTCCGGCGGCGAACTGGACCGGGCGCTGGCGAGCCAGACTGCCCCGGCGCGGATCAGCTTCGCCGGACCGGGCAAGACCGATGCCGAACTGACCGCGGCGGCCAGCGCCGGCGTGACGGTCAATCTGGAATCGGCCGGCGAGATGCGCCGGCTGGCGGCTATCGGCGCCGCGCTGGGCCGCCGTCCACGGGTCGCCGTGCGCGTCAACCCGCTGTTCGAGACGCGGCAATCGGGCATGCGCATGGGCGGCGGCGCCAAACCCTTCGGCGTGGACGAGGAACAAGTGCCCGCGCTGCTGGCCGAGCTTGCCGGACTGCCGCTGGATTTCGCCGGATTCCATATCTTCGCGGGCTCCCAGGTGCTCGGCGGGGACATCCTGATTGATTGCTTGCGCAGCACGGTCGAGCTTGCGCTCCGGCTCGCCGAGGCCGCGCCATCTCCGGTCCGCTACGTCAATCTGGGCGGCGGCTTCGGCATACCGTATTTCCCCGGCGAGACGCCGCTGGATCTTGCCCGCGTCGGCGCGGCGCTGACCGAGATGCTGATCCCGGCGCGGCAGGCATTGCCGCAGGCCGTCTTCGCGATTGAACTGGGCCGCTACCTGGTGGGCGAGGCCGGCGTCTATGTTTCCCGGATCGTCGACCGGAAGGTCTCGCGCGGCAAGACTTTCCTGGTGACCGATGGCGGCCTGCACCATCACCTGGCGCTCTCGGGCAATTTCGGTCAGGTGATCCGCAAGAATTATCCCGTCGCGATCGATGGCGGGATCGGCCGTGCGCCGGAGGAGACGGTGGATGTCGTGGGCTGCTTGTGCACGCCCCTCGACCGTCTTGGGGACAATGTGGGGCTGCCGAGGGCTGACGTGGGAGATCTTTTTATCGTGTTCCAGTCCGGCGCCTATGGCCCGTCGGCCAGTCCAGGCGCGTTTCTGGGCCACGCGGCGCCGGTGGAGGTCTTCCTGGATTGA
- a CDS encoding acyl carrier protein has product MYKPENFDRATMATIDKVRDVLGETLGLGDRTASMLASTPLLGNLPELDSMAVVEIVTRLEADFQIRIHDDEISAETFATLGSLTGFIEGKL; this is encoded by the coding sequence GTGTATAAACCCGAAAATTTCGACAGGGCGACCATGGCCACCATCGACAAAGTTCGCGACGTGCTGGGAGAGACACTGGGGCTGGGTGACCGGACAGCCTCCATGCTCGCCTCCACGCCGCTTCTGGGAAATCTGCCGGAGCTCGACTCCATGGCGGTGGTGGAAATCGTCACCCGTCTCGAAGCGGATTTTCAGATCAGGATCCACGATGACGAGATCAGCGCCGAGACCTTCGCGACGCTCGGCAGCCTGACTGGCTTCATCGAGGGAAAACTCTAG
- a CDS encoding acyl-CoA ligase (AMP-forming), exosortase A system-associated: MLFGDLIERGLTLNPLGEALRLGPESLTYVAAAREIRRASGAFLAHGLRAGERVAVYLPKSFETVISLFAAARAGGVFVPVNPVLKARQVNHILSDSGAAILVTSADRLAALRADAGGLPETIRHVVTVETGWDAFLAKTSDAIGHPAPDDLAALLYTSGSTGLPKGVMLSHRNLVTGARSVASYLGNHAEDRILCALPLSFDYGLSQVSTAFLSGATAVLINHLFPQDIINVLVRERITGLACVPPLWLQVLGLDWPPEIAATLRYVTNSGGRMPRHAIDAIRARAPSTRIYLMYGLTEAFRSTYLDPDQVDTRPDSIGMAIPYARIDVVDAHGRPAAPGEPGELVHSGPLVAQGYWNDPERTSRRFRPLPETFGVTAPAVWSGDTVIRDEEGYLYFVERQDNMIKTSGYRVSPTEIEDVLFEAEGVAEAIALGLPHPSLGQAIVGLITLRDEDAVSADDVLAYCRAQLPSYMVPKAIILREALPRNPNGKIDRVGLTAEMAGMFGRTP, from the coding sequence ATGCTATTTGGCGACCTCATCGAGCGCGGTCTGACGCTCAATCCGCTGGGCGAGGCGCTGCGCCTCGGACCGGAGTCGCTGACCTATGTGGCGGCAGCCCGCGAAATCCGGCGTGCATCCGGGGCGTTTCTCGCCCACGGGTTGCGGGCGGGCGAGCGCGTCGCCGTCTACCTGCCCAAATCGTTCGAGACCGTCATATCGCTGTTCGCCGCGGCGCGCGCGGGCGGCGTTTTCGTGCCGGTCAATCCGGTGCTCAAGGCCCGGCAGGTCAATCATATCCTGTCCGACTCAGGGGCCGCCATCCTCGTGACCTCGGCGGACCGCTTGGCCGCGCTCCGCGCCGACGCGGGCGGCCTGCCCGAGACGATCAGGCACGTCGTGACCGTCGAGACCGGTTGGGATGCGTTCCTGGCCAAGACATCCGACGCCATCGGACACCCGGCGCCCGACGATCTCGCCGCGCTCCTCTACACCTCCGGCAGCACCGGCCTGCCCAAGGGCGTGATGCTGTCTCACCGCAACCTCGTCACCGGTGCCCGCAGCGTCGCGTCCTATCTCGGCAACCATGCCGAGGACAGGATCCTGTGCGCGTTGCCGCTAAGTTTCGACTATGGCCTCTCGCAGGTCTCGACGGCGTTCCTGAGCGGCGCGACCGCTGTTCTGATCAACCACCTGTTCCCGCAGGATATCATCAATGTGCTGGTCCGCGAGCGCATCACGGGCCTTGCCTGTGTGCCGCCACTCTGGCTGCAGGTGTTGGGTCTGGACTGGCCGCCGGAGATCGCCGCGACCCTGCGCTACGTCACCAATTCGGGTGGCCGGATGCCGCGGCATGCCATCGACGCGATCCGCGCCCGCGCGCCATCGACGCGGATCTACCTGATGTACGGTCTCACCGAGGCGTTCCGGTCGACCTATCTGGACCCGGACCAGGTCGATACACGTCCCGACTCCATCGGCATGGCGATCCCTTATGCCCGTATCGATGTCGTCGATGCCCACGGACGGCCGGCGGCGCCGGGCGAGCCGGGCGAACTGGTCCATAGCGGCCCGCTTGTGGCGCAAGGGTACTGGAACGATCCGGAGCGCACCTCACGCCGCTTCCGGCCGCTGCCGGAGACGTTCGGCGTGACGGCTCCCGCCGTCTGGTCCGGCGATACGGTCATCCGCGACGAGGAGGGATATCTCTACTTCGTCGAGCGGCAGGACAACATGATCAAGACCTCCGGTTACCGGGTGAGCCCGACCGAGATCGAGGATGTGCTCTTCGAGGCCGAAGGCGTCGCCGAGGCCATCGCGCTGGGCCTGCCGCATCCGTCGCTGGGGCAGGCCATCGTGGGTCTGATCACGCTGCGTGACGAGGACGCCGTCTCCGCGGATGACGTGCTGGCGTACTGCCGGGCGCAGCTGCCGTCCTACATGGTGCCCAAGGCGATCATCCTGCGCGAGGCGCTGCCGAGAAATCCGAATGGCAAGATCGACCGCGTGGGATTGACGGCTGAGATGGCGGGCATGTTCGGGAGGACGCCGTGA
- a CDS encoding XrtA/PEP-CTERM system exopolysaccharide export protein: MKNVTRSIILGVMVLLVAACGARHGSLPSAEFVSPNEGPGPDYIIGPLDTINVFVWRNQEVTTTVTVRPDGRISVPLIEDLAATGKTPTQLARDIEQALSKYIRNPIVTVIVSGFTGPFAQQVRVVGEATEPQAIPFRSNMTLLDVMISVGGLTEYAAGNRSTLVRYNVQENKQEEYTVRISDLIRDGDTSANVKINPGDVIIIPESFF; encoded by the coding sequence GTGAAGAACGTGACGCGGTCAATCATTCTGGGGGTCATGGTCCTGTTGGTCGCCGCCTGCGGTGCCCGCCATGGTTCGCTGCCCTCCGCCGAATTCGTCTCCCCCAATGAAGGGCCCGGGCCGGATTACATCATCGGTCCCCTCGACACCATCAACGTCTTCGTCTGGCGCAACCAGGAAGTCACGACGACCGTGACCGTGCGCCCCGATGGCCGTATTTCGGTCCCCCTGATCGAGGATCTGGCCGCCACCGGCAAAACGCCGACGCAGCTGGCGCGCGATATCGAACAGGCGCTCTCCAAGTATATTCGCAACCCGATCGTGACCGTGATCGTCTCGGGATTCACCGGCCCGTTCGCGCAGCAGGTGCGCGTCGTCGGCGAGGCAACCGAGCCGCAGGCGATCCCGTTCCGCTCCAACATGACATTGCTCGATGTGATGATCAGCGTGGGCGGACTGACGGAATATGCCGCCGGCAACAGGTCCACGCTCGTGCGTTACAACGTACAGGAGAACAAGCAGGAGGAGTACACTGTACGGATCAGCGACCTGATCCGTGATGGTGACACCTCCGCCAATGTGAAAATCAATCCCGGCGATGTGATCATCATCCCGGAAAGCTTTTTCTGA